CCAGCCTGCAACCAGCAGCACGGCAATCAGCGGGATAGAACCGATGGTGTAAGTGCCGTTCGGATAGTCAAACGCCATCAGCACCAGTACGCTCAGCAGGAACAGCAGCGTCAGCCATGAGGTGACCGGCGCGCCAGGCATTTTGAAGCTGACATCCGCCACTTTGCCTTCTTTGATCGCCTTACGCAGACGCATCTGGCAAATCACGATAAAGCCCCAGGAGGCGATAATGCCCAGGGAGGCCACGTTCAGCACGATTTCAAACACCTGCGACGGCACCAGATAGTTGAGGAACACCCCGACGATATAGACGCAAATGGTGACCAGAATACCGGCATAAGGCACATGATGGCGGCTCATTTTCGCCATAAACTTCGGCGCAGAACCCCCCATCGACATCGAACGCAGAATACGGCCGGTGCTGTAGAGCCCGGAGTTCAGGCTGGAAAGTGCAGCGGTCAGCACCACCATGTTCATGATGTCGCCAATGTAAGGCACGCCCAGTTTGGAGAAGAAGGTCACAAACGGGCTTTGACCTGCCTGATAGGCATTCCACGGCAGCAGCAGCACCAGCAGGACCACCGAGCCGACGTAGAACAAACCGATACGCCAGATCACGCTGTTGATCGCTTTTGGCACCATGGTCTGCGGATCTTTACACTCACCGGCGGCAGTACCGACCAGTTCGATAGAAGCAAACGCAAAGACCACGCCCTGAACCAGCACCAGCGCTGGCAGCAAGCCGTGCGGGAAGAAACCGCCGTTGTCGGTGATCAAGTGGAAGCCGGTTGTGCCGCCGTCCAGCGGTTTACCGCTGCCGAGGAAGATGGTCCCGACAATCAGGAACACTACAATCGCCAGCACTTTGATTAACGCAAACCAGAACTCCATTTCGGCGAACCATTTCACGCCAATCATGTTCATGGTGCCGACGACCGCCAGCGCGGCCAGCGCAAAGACCCACTGCGGCACATCGCCAAACGCGCCCCAATAGTGCATATAGAGCGCAACAGCGGTGATATCGACGATACCGGTCATCGCCCAGTTAATGAAATACATCCAGCCGGCGACAAACGCGGCTTTTTCGCCCAGAAACTCGCGGGCATAGGAAACAAAGCTGCCGCTGGAAGGGCGATGCAGTACCAGTTCGCCCAGTGCGCGGAGGATAAAGAAAGAGAAGAGACCACAAACCAGATAGACGATTGCCAGCGATGGCCCCGCCATCTGTAATCGTGCGCCTGCGCCCAAAAATAAACCTGTCCCAATCGCGCCGCCAATGGCGATCATTTGTACCTGGCGATTACCCATCGCCCGGTTGTAGCCCTCTTCATGAGAGTTAAGCCAGCGTCGTTTCGCCGCGTGATGCTCCGTGGCGCTGTTGTTGTCTGTTTTCATCTCGTTACCTGTTAACCTGTCTGAACCTTGCGGAATTCCTCAACCTGCGTGAGCAAAAGCCAAACGATTGCTCCCGCGGTAAATGTTTGCCTTTCCAGTGATTCTACGTATGGATAAGAGAAACATGGCGCAGCATCCTACCCGCAATCGGCAAATGACGCAAAACATACCCGCCGCCAGTGATGGGACTATTAGCAGAAATTGTGAGGTGAAAGGAGACAAGCAGCGTAAATGATTCAACCAGAAGATAAAAGCAACAGAAAAAACCAGCCATAAACCGGTAAATACCTGACAATTTTGCAAGGTTATAGCCTGATTCCATAAGCATGCATAATGACCGCCGCGCCGACTTTGCTACTTTTTTGCTTATTAATGTAAAAAAAGCTGCTCCGCCGGGAGTACAGGGTGACGGAGCAGCGCGGCGTTAGCGGGACGCCAGA
The Kosakonia oryzae genome window above contains:
- the ansP gene encoding L-asparagine permease; the protein is MKTDNNSATEHHAAKRRWLNSHEEGYNRAMGNRQVQMIAIGGAIGTGLFLGAGARLQMAGPSLAIVYLVCGLFSFFILRALGELVLHRPSSGSFVSYAREFLGEKAAFVAGWMYFINWAMTGIVDITAVALYMHYWGAFGDVPQWVFALAALAVVGTMNMIGVKWFAEMEFWFALIKVLAIVVFLIVGTIFLGSGKPLDGGTTGFHLITDNGGFFPHGLLPALVLVQGVVFAFASIELVGTAAGECKDPQTMVPKAINSVIWRIGLFYVGSVVLLVLLLPWNAYQAGQSPFVTFFSKLGVPYIGDIMNMVVLTAALSSLNSGLYSTGRILRSMSMGGSAPKFMAKMSRHHVPYAGILVTICVYIVGVFLNYLVPSQVFEIVLNVASLGIIASWGFIVICQMRLRKAIKEGKVADVSFKMPGAPVTSWLTLLFLLSVLVLMAFDYPNGTYTIGSIPLIAVLLVAGWFGVRKRVHEIHSTAPVAPTENASR